The proteins below come from a single Limosilactobacillus reuteri genomic window:
- a CDS encoding HD domain-containing protein — MKSKNEWRTDKEYVSIVADLLAQPAVQKLANYTQHHHSTRLQHSIAVSYDSYKIAKKMHLDYRSTARAGLLHDLFYYDWRTTKFNLGTHAFIHPRVALRNAEKLTPLNKKEKDIILKHMFGATLAVPRYPESLIVSLVDDFEAEHEFFGPLRAKMRRKIKKRRMQTTW; from the coding sequence ATGAAATCAAAAAATGAATGGCGCACCGATAAAGAGTATGTTTCAATCGTTGCCGATCTTTTAGCCCAGCCAGCTGTCCAAAAGCTAGCGAACTATACTCAGCATCATCACTCTACCCGCCTGCAACATTCTATTGCGGTTTCGTATGATAGCTACAAAATTGCTAAAAAAATGCATCTTGATTATCGCAGTACTGCGCGGGCAGGTCTCTTGCATGATCTTTTTTATTATGATTGGCGGACGACTAAGTTTAATTTAGGAACCCATGCATTTATTCATCCCCGAGTTGCATTACGCAATGCTGAAAAGCTAACCCCGTTAAATAAAAAAGAAAAGGATATTATCCTCAAGCATATGTTTGGCGCAACGTTGGCAGTGCCACGCTATCCGGAGAGTTTAATTGTATCGCTAGTTGATGATTTCGAAGCAGAGCATGAATTCTTTGGCCCGCTACGTGCAAAGATGCGTCGAAAGATTAAGAAACGTCGAATGCAAACAACTTGGTAG